In the Halodesulfovibrio aestuarii DSM 17919 = ATCC 29578 genome, one interval contains:
- a CDS encoding multiheme c-type cytochrome has product MLRSFFISWCCILLWITVAWSAVPAEMSPEGFPAVGAGCLAGRCHSNLAPIRSHNSDMAKQIYLLGAAQGDPNGCVVCHGGDPVALWESRPHVGAPEGSLLAEFTTTPAAMSVVDKTCGQCHTERLYRLRRSGMATGTGHMSAALQGWGIKPERPFGVISITDSDGALPSAGTPEYQAYMVRLDRQQNGIFTEQILRVPEQKWENIEAYPELAGYQYVRSECMKCHIGRLNDGKKGSGCAACHLRYAGKQLVTHSLQGTLKSKVVVNGNETTGIALENCTQCHSEGKKIATSYAGLLRNADTQKYRRMRDDVHHNGINRYGNPSGGLLCQDCHSTRAMHGTGNIAVSGRVNVEVECADCHGTSDSYPWELPLGWQDEFGFSPVQGEQRGTAEILPLEQKLGTVYVPEDGYLLTARGNPFGNVVRRGQAVVVHSASGLSYEVPVLKTIALRHEWKHPARAIAAKLQHPKHFESLECYSCHSAWVSQEYGTHLQVEFNTPDKLYSAKLTEQQQWRDPVLGINGEGRVSPLIPLFQQDVTLIAPDDAVILRRHVFISQATQKNRAIIYNVLHKTIEDLLVNRVDTSREETVLSKYDSASAYVAHDIRLEDLLSAAFIMVPVAPHTVTRNARPCESCHANAKALGYGDDSGFGIASAPLKESWLQAALRSGGQTEIMERDKAKRMSSRRNGHISAQRVPYTQLLIRNGKQLQQVGFHWALSSPLSGAQRKIMEEQNPFVRMRTGRNITEGMIMVIGKYEIDAISASAAILAIIFFVIVAAFMQSRRSKRKK; this is encoded by the coding sequence ATGTTACGTAGCTTTTTTATTTCGTGGTGCTGTATTCTGTTGTGGATAACTGTTGCATGGAGTGCTGTACCGGCGGAAATGTCGCCGGAAGGGTTTCCAGCGGTTGGTGCAGGGTGTCTTGCAGGCCGTTGCCACAGCAATTTGGCTCCTATTCGTTCCCACAATTCTGACATGGCAAAGCAAATTTATCTACTTGGAGCAGCACAAGGTGACCCTAATGGCTGCGTTGTCTGCCATGGTGGTGATCCTGTGGCATTATGGGAAAGCCGTCCGCATGTAGGAGCGCCGGAGGGGAGCCTGCTTGCTGAATTCACAACCACACCTGCCGCCATGTCTGTAGTCGATAAAACATGCGGACAATGTCACACAGAGCGCTTGTATCGCCTGCGCCGTTCTGGAATGGCTACGGGAACGGGACATATGTCAGCAGCTTTGCAAGGGTGGGGTATTAAACCGGAGAGACCGTTTGGCGTAATTTCCATCACAGACTCTGATGGCGCACTTCCGTCCGCGGGCACACCGGAATATCAAGCCTACATGGTCAGGTTGGATCGTCAGCAGAATGGAATATTTACGGAACAGATATTACGCGTTCCCGAACAAAAATGGGAGAATATTGAAGCATATCCTGAGTTAGCAGGATATCAGTATGTGCGTTCTGAATGTATGAAGTGTCACATAGGTAGGCTAAATGACGGCAAAAAAGGTTCCGGATGTGCAGCTTGTCATTTGAGATATGCCGGTAAGCAACTGGTCACGCATTCTCTTCAGGGAACTTTAAAAAGTAAAGTCGTTGTAAATGGAAACGAGACTACAGGCATTGCGTTGGAAAATTGTACCCAGTGTCATTCAGAAGGGAAAAAAATTGCAACTTCCTATGCAGGACTGTTGCGCAATGCTGATACACAAAAATATCGTAGAATGCGTGATGATGTGCATCATAATGGAATAAACCGGTATGGTAATCCTTCTGGCGGATTGCTGTGCCAAGACTGTCATTCCACGCGGGCGATGCATGGAACAGGTAATATAGCTGTTTCCGGCAGGGTAAATGTGGAAGTGGAGTGTGCGGACTGTCATGGTACATCAGACAGCTACCCTTGGGAGTTGCCGCTTGGCTGGCAAGATGAGTTTGGTTTTTCTCCGGTACAAGGGGAACAACGCGGCACTGCGGAGATTCTCCCGTTGGAGCAGAAGCTAGGAACTGTATATGTTCCAGAAGACGGTTACCTGCTAACAGCTCGTGGTAATCCTTTTGGTAACGTTGTCCGCAGAGGGCAGGCTGTGGTGGTGCATTCTGCTTCAGGTCTCTCATACGAGGTGCCTGTTTTGAAAACGATTGCACTGCGGCACGAGTGGAAGCATCCTGCACGGGCTATAGCGGCAAAATTACAGCACCCGAAGCACTTTGAATCTCTTGAATGCTATAGTTGCCATAGTGCATGGGTGTCGCAAGAGTACGGCACACATTTGCAGGTGGAGTTTAATACTCCGGATAAGCTGTATTCAGCGAAGCTTACAGAACAACAGCAATGGCGTGATCCTGTTCTGGGTATAAATGGGGAAGGACGGGTAAGCCCCTTGATTCCGTTGTTCCAGCAAGACGTTACTCTCATTGCTCCTGATGATGCTGTGATTCTTCGAAGACACGTTTTTATTTCTCAGGCGACTCAAAAGAATCGTGCGATAATCTATAATGTCCTGCATAAAACTATCGAAGACTTACTTGTTAATCGTGTGGATACTAGTAGGGAAGAAACAGTGCTTTCCAAATATGATTCAGCAAGTGCATACGTGGCGCATGACATTCGATTGGAGGATCTACTCTCCGCCGCGTTTATTATGGTTCCAGTCGCACCGCATACGGTAACACGAAATGCAAGGCCATGTGAGTCATGCCATGCCAATGCAAAGGCCCTAGGGTATGGTGATGATTCCGGTTTTGGGATTGCGTCTGCACCGTTAAAAGAATCATGGTTACAGGCTGCATTACGCAGTGGTGGCCAGACGGAAATAATGGAACGGGACAAAGCAAAGCGTATGTCTTCACGCAGAAATGGACATATTTCCGCACAACGGGTTCCGTATACGCAGCTGTTGATCAGAAATGGAAAGCAATTACAACAGGTAGGATTTCACTGGGCTTTGAGTTCACCGCTATCGGGAGCACAACGGAAAATAATGGAGGAGCAGAACCCCTTTGTCCGTATGCGAACCGGGCGTAACATTACGGAGGGCATGATTATGGTTATCGGTAAGTACGAAATAGATGCAATTTCAGCCTCGGCAGCTATTCTGGCGATTATCTTTTTCGTAATTGTTGCAGCGTTTATGCAGTCTCGCAGGAGCAAACGTAAAAAATAG
- the rfaE2 gene encoding D-glycero-beta-D-manno-heptose 1-phosphate adenylyltransferase, which yields MNNGIPAHPAIFRANQWSKLLTELADKRDKRIVFTNGCYDILHPGHVDILARCKAEGDILVLGLNSDNSVRSLGKGTDRPVNTFAVRAYVLAHLESVDYVVEFNESTPFELINAVRPNVLIKGGDWGIDSIVGKDIVEKDGGRVLSLPLLQGFSTTSLIEKIRSGC from the coding sequence ATGAACAACGGCATACCGGCTCATCCGGCAATCTTCCGTGCAAATCAGTGGAGCAAACTGCTTACCGAACTTGCAGACAAACGCGACAAGCGTATTGTTTTTACCAACGGCTGTTACGACATCCTGCACCCGGGACACGTTGATATTCTTGCCCGCTGCAAAGCTGAAGGCGATATTCTTGTGCTGGGACTAAACAGTGACAATTCTGTTCGCTCGCTAGGCAAAGGTACAGATAGACCGGTAAATACATTTGCAGTTCGCGCCTACGTACTGGCCCACTTGGAAAGTGTCGATTATGTTGTGGAATTTAATGAATCCACCCCGTTTGAGCTTATCAACGCGGTACGTCCTAATGTGCTCATAAAAGGTGGAGACTGGGGAATTGATTCTATCGTGGGAAAAGACATTGTGGAAAAAGATGGCGGAAGAGTACTCAGCCTTCCTCTTTTACAAGGATTTTCAACAACGTCGCTCATTGAAAAGATTCGATCTGGTTGCTAA
- a CDS encoding YkgJ family cysteine cluster protein, which translates to MFVDPHDAGPDDDSAIQDTLEYLESLPQLADSDTFSFACHTEVPCFNACCRDLSMPLSPYDVLRLRQGLGMDSTAFIKEYTVIEQYPNSGFPVLFLKMNDSIEKECPFLSKEGCTIYDNRSAACRTYPLGRATHLGKDGSVIEQIVVVQEDHCKGFAESKQWTAQEWLKDQGLEEYNFFADRYMSIISRFIDTDLELTQKRVQMALLAFYQLDHFKGFMEDMNLMDRVNVPEERREKIMNDEKERLLFAMEWMELILFGTSTTLSHSA; encoded by the coding sequence AGATACGTTAGAGTACCTTGAATCATTGCCACAGTTGGCAGATAGCGACACCTTTTCATTTGCGTGTCATACTGAAGTTCCCTGCTTTAATGCATGCTGTCGCGATTTAAGCATGCCTCTTTCCCCGTACGACGTATTGCGTTTGCGTCAGGGACTTGGCATGGACAGCACCGCATTTATCAAAGAATATACAGTCATTGAACAGTACCCGAACTCCGGTTTTCCAGTGCTGTTCCTAAAAATGAATGATTCTATCGAAAAAGAATGTCCGTTTCTTAGCAAAGAAGGCTGCACGATATACGACAACCGCTCCGCAGCCTGCCGCACCTATCCATTGGGTCGTGCAACGCACCTTGGAAAAGACGGCTCTGTTATAGAACAAATTGTTGTTGTTCAGGAAGACCACTGCAAAGGCTTTGCCGAGTCCAAACAATGGACAGCGCAGGAATGGCTTAAAGATCAAGGACTTGAAGAGTACAACTTCTTTGCTGATCGTTACATGAGTATCATTTCCCGTTTTATCGACACAGATCTTGAACTGACACAAAAGCGTGTTCAGATGGCGCTGCTCGCATTCTACCAGCTCGACCACTTCAAAGGATTTATGGAAGACATGAACCTTATGGACAGAGTGAATGTACCGGAAGAACGCCGTGAAAAAATTATGAACGATGAAAAAGAGCGCCTTCTTTTTGCTATGGAGTGGATGGAACTCATCCTCTTCGGCACCAGTACAACCCTTTCACACTCTGCATAA